In the genome of Candidatus Microbacterium phytovorans, one region contains:
- a CDS encoding sigma-70 family RNA polymerase sigma factor, with translation MGEAEAETEFAARFRRHYNEVLRFLERRVADREDASELAGDVFRVAWQRFSPGSRAERAWLYAIARNVLGDHYRRTARQATADQALNSAALIEAQTVSSRGPADHPILTALATLPATDQEAIRLRYWEHLSTAEVAEVLGITPVAARVRLHRARKQLRAALHTTLEPKGMRS, from the coding sequence ATGGGTGAAGCTGAAGCGGAGACCGAGTTCGCGGCGCGGTTCCGACGGCACTACAACGAGGTGCTGCGGTTTCTTGAGCGCCGCGTTGCTGACCGCGAGGACGCGAGTGAGTTGGCGGGGGATGTGTTTCGAGTCGCGTGGCAGCGGTTCTCTCCTGGCAGTCGCGCCGAGCGCGCGTGGTTGTACGCGATCGCCCGAAACGTGCTCGGCGACCACTACCGCCGGACGGCCCGGCAAGCCACCGCAGACCAAGCACTGAACTCCGCCGCGCTTATCGAGGCGCAGACTGTCTCGTCGCGCGGACCGGCAGATCATCCGATCTTGACGGCGCTCGCCACGCTTCCCGCGACCGACCAGGAAGCGATCCGGCTTCGGTACTGGGAGCATCTCAGCACCGCCGAAGTGGCCGAAGTGCTTGGCATCACTCCCGTCGCCGCTCGCGTGCGCTTGCATCGAGCCCGAAAGCAGCTTCGCGCCGCGCTGCACACCACACTTGAACCGAAAGGAATGCGCTCATGA
- a CDS encoding tyrosine-type recombinase/integrase, translated as MRFHDLRHTYASLMFAAGFKPYEVSRYMGHASIATTDGIYAHLYPSDYNEQIARFEAFVAKG; from the coding sequence ATGCGGTTCCACGACCTCCGGCACACCTATGCCAGTCTGATGTTCGCGGCCGGGTTCAAGCCCTACGAGGTCAGCCGCTACATGGGGCACGCAAGCATCGCCACCACCGACGGCATCTACGCCCACCTTTACCCGAGTGACTACAACGAGCAGATCGCCCGCTTCGAGGCGTTCGTCGCGAAGGGGTGA
- a CDS encoding tyrosine-type recombinase/integrase, whose translation MLRYYLRPALTRAKLPRMRFHGLRHTYTSLMFAAGFKPYEVSRYMGHAGIATSDGIYAHLYPAATCALH comes from the coding sequence GTGCTCCGCTACTACCTGCGCCCTGCGCTCACGCGAGCGAAGCTGCCACGGATGCGGTTCCACGGTCTTCGACACACCTACACCAGCCTCATGTTCGCGGCAGGGTTCAAGCCGTACGAGGTCAGCCGGTACATGGGGCACGCGGGCATCGCGACGTCAGACGGCATCTACGCCCATCTCTACCCGGCTGCTACCTGCGCCCTGCACTGA
- a CDS encoding tyrosine-type recombinase/integrase, protein MFLTPAQVTAVCAQLRDENPLPTLIRFAAYTGLRAAEIAGLRVGDVDFDAVHIEVRQTMKRIGNVWTVGTPKSKRSTRTVPLLDRQLIGG, encoded by the coding sequence GTGTTCCTCACGCCCGCGCAGGTCACTGCAGTCTGCGCCCAGTTGAGAGACGAGAATCCGTTGCCGACGCTGATCCGGTTCGCCGCCTACACAGGGCTGCGCGCCGCAGAGATCGCGGGGCTCCGCGTGGGGGACGTCGACTTCGATGCCGTCCACATCGAGGTTCGGCAGACGATGAAGCGCATCGGGAACGTGTGGACCGTCGGCACGCCGAAGTCGAAGCGGTCTACTCGCACGGTGCCGCTGCTGGATCGGCAGCTCATCGGAGGCTGA
- a CDS encoding gamma carbonic anhydrase family protein: MIAADATVLTVAGKSPSLSGSSFVASGARIVGDVTLGEGASVWYNAVLRGDSASITVGEGSNLQDNVSVHVDADHPVVIGRDVSVGHNAVVHGCVIGDGSLIGMGSVVLSGARIGSGCLVAGGAVVLEGAVIPDGSLVAGVPAAVRRQLTAEERDGILRNALIYRDHSRTHAEAAGAEGER; the protein is encoded by the coding sequence ATGATCGCCGCCGACGCCACCGTCCTCACTGTTGCCGGGAAGTCACCGTCGCTTTCAGGCAGCTCATTCGTCGCGTCGGGGGCGCGCATCGTCGGGGATGTCACGCTCGGCGAGGGCGCGAGCGTCTGGTACAACGCGGTCCTGCGTGGCGACAGCGCCTCGATCACGGTGGGGGAGGGCAGCAACCTGCAGGACAACGTGTCGGTGCATGTGGATGCCGACCACCCCGTCGTCATCGGACGCGACGTGTCGGTCGGGCACAACGCGGTCGTGCACGGGTGCGTCATCGGTGACGGATCGCTGATCGGCATGGGAAGCGTCGTGCTGTCGGGAGCGCGCATCGGCAGCGGATGCCTCGTCGCGGGCGGAGCAGTGGTGCTCGAAGGCGCCGTGATCCCCGACGGTTCCCTCGTGGCGGGAGTGCCGGCGGCCGTGAGACGTCAGCTCACCGCGGAGGAACGCGACGGCATCCTGCGCAACGCGCTGATCTACCGGGACCACTCCCGCACTCACGCCGAAGCGGCGGGCGCCGAGGGCGAGAGGTGA
- a CDS encoding DNA starvation/stationary phase protection protein, which produces MTKTQTIPATIAGTEAATSTAQLLSPVVLGLQALAVNGKQAHWNVRGSNFIAIHELLDTLVANAQASADLAAERIVALGLPIDARVSTVAEKTTTAVPAGFAQWQDEIRAVIADMDAVLADVQAAIDGLDETDLTSQDVAIAIKAGLDKDRWFLFAHIAE; this is translated from the coding sequence ATGACCAAGACGCAGACCATCCCCGCAACGATCGCCGGCACCGAGGCCGCTACGAGCACCGCTCAGCTGCTGAGCCCCGTCGTGCTCGGCCTGCAGGCCCTCGCCGTGAACGGCAAGCAGGCGCACTGGAACGTGCGCGGCAGCAACTTCATCGCCATCCACGAGCTCCTCGACACCCTCGTCGCGAACGCGCAGGCCTCCGCCGACCTCGCGGCCGAGCGGATCGTGGCGCTCGGCCTGCCGATCGACGCGCGGGTATCGACCGTCGCCGAGAAGACGACGACCGCCGTGCCGGCCGGCTTCGCACAGTGGCAGGACGAGATCCGCGCCGTCATCGCCGACATGGATGCCGTGCTCGCCGACGTTCAGGCAGCGATCGACGGCCTCGACGAGACCGACCTCACGAGCCAGGACGTCGCCATCGCGATCAAGGCGGGCCTGGACAAGGACCGCTGGTTCCTGTTCGCGCACATCGCCGAGTAA